GCGCCCGCACGACTGCCTCAAAATGCAGGCCGTGATCGAGATTGAGGACGACCGGAATATCGTGTCGCGCGGCCTCGAACCGGACCGCTTCGACTAATGAATCCAGCGAAAGGTACTTAAAATGCACTTCGGCGATGTTGATGATAAACGGCGAGCGCTCCTGAGTTGCGGCGGCGAACAGGGCGCGCAGAAAGTGCGAGTCGAGCACGTTAAACGCGCCGAGCGCGTAGCGATGTTCACGGGCGTGTTCCAGCCCGGCGGCGAGAGAAATTAGCGGCATTATTCACTCCTTAGGTTCGAAACAGGCTGTACTCGTTACAGAGCACCAGCACCGCCGTTTCGTCTTCTTCAATGTTGTTGTAGCGCGAGAGCGGCTGCAAAAAGTGGTTGTCGTGTTCGTCGTCATTGACCGATGACACTTCCCCCACCAGCACATCGCCAAACCCGCGCTCCCCCCAGAAACTGTGGTACAGGCCAGGCGTCAGGCAGATGCTCTCCCCGGGCGTCAGGCGCAGCTGGCTGCCGGGCGCGTGGGTCTGAATACAGCCGTCAACCACCACCGTGACGTCGGTGTGTTCGGTCTCTTCATGACCGCCCGCGTTCCACAGCTCAATAATCAGATTTCCGCCGCCGCGATTGATGATGTCCTCGCGTTTACGCCAGTGGAAATGCATCGGCGTGACCTGGCCGTCGCGGACGTGCATGATTTTTTCCGCGTAGCATTTTTCGTAAGGCACGCCGTTCGGAGACCCGTTGCGCAAGGTGAACAGGGTCAGTCCCTGAGCGGCAAAGCTATTGCCGCCGAAGGCGGTCACATCCCAGCCGAGTTTGAGATCGAACACTTCGCGCCAGGCGTTTTGATCGAGCTGCCGCCATTGGGTCGGCGGGAAGCTGGCAAACGGCGGAAGGTGAACGTTATGCATTGAAAAGAACTGCCGCGTATGGCCGAGAATTTCATTGATTTCGGAGCGTTTCATGGGAACTCCTTTTGATGGTATGCGCTGGGCCCCTCACCCCGGCCCTCTCCCCATGTACGGTCCGGGGACATCATGAACACTTGTTCGGGGACATGGTAGACACTTACAACTAAGGCATACGAACCCGTTTTTGGAGTCGCTTATGCCCTGGGATGCGAGAGATACCATGTCATTACGTACCGAGTTTGTTCTGTTCGCCTCGCAAGACGGGGCGAACATCCGTTCTCTTTGCCGTCACTACGGCATTTCGCCCGCTACTGGCTACAAGTGGCTCGCCCGCTGGTCTGAACACGGCGCTGCCGGCCTGGCTGACCGCTCCCGCGTGCCTCATCATTCGCCGAACCGCTCATCTGACGCCATCACTGACCTGCTGCGCCTGGCGCATGCCCGTCATGAACGCTGGGGCGCGCGCAAGATTAAGCGCTGGCTCGAAGACCAGGGACACAGGATGCCCGCTTTCAGCACTGTCCATAACCTGATGGCCCGTCACGGCCTGCTGCCGGGCACGACACCGGGCATTCCGGCCACCGGCAGCTTTGAGCATGACGCCCCCAACCGCCTCTGGCAGATGGACTTTAAGGGCCACTTTCCCTTTGGGGGCGGGCGCTGCCATCCACTGACCCTGCTCGACGACCACTCCCGTTTTTCCCTCTGTCTGGTGCACTGCGACGATGAGCGCCGGGAGACCGTGCAGTCACAGCTGATTAACGTGTTCAGGCACTACGGGTTGCCGGAGCGGATGACGATGGATAACGGGGCACCGTGGGGCGACACCACCGGAGTCTGGACGGCACTGGAGCTGTGGCTGATGCGCCAGGGTATCCGGGTGGGCCACTCGCGGCCATATCATCCACAGACGCAGGGCAAGCTGGAGCGTTTTCACCGCAGCCTGAAGGCGGAAGTTCTGCAGGGGAAGTGGTTCGCGGACAGGGGTGAGCTGCAGCGTGCCTTTGACCACTGGCGCAACGTCTATAACCTTGAACGGCCGCACACCTCGCTGGATATGGCAGTGCCCGCTTCGCGGTATCAGCCATCAGCGCGGCAGTACAACAGTCACGCTGAACTCCCGGAATACGACGAGGGCGTGATGGTCAGGAAAGTGGATATCAGCGGAAAGCTGAGCCTGAGAGGGGTAACGCTGAAGGCAGGAAAAGCGTTCAGGGGCGAATATGTGGGACTGAAGGAAGGGGCTGAAGATGGCTGTTATGAGGTGTGGTGGTACAGCACGAAAGTGGGGGTGATCGACCTGAAGAAAAAGTCGATCACCATGGGTAAAGGATGTTAAATAGTGTTCACCATGTCCCCGAACACCTGTCTACCATGTCCCCGGACCGTACACCCCAAGGGAGAGGGGGAAAAAGTACCCTCTCACAAATGTAGAGGGGAAAAAGTGCGCCCTCCCAAATGCAGAGGGGGAAAAGTACGCCCTCCCAAATGCAGAGGGGGAAAAGTACGCTCTCCCAAATGCAGAGGGGAAAAAGTACCCTCTCACAAATGCAGAGGGGAAAAAGTGCGCTCTCCCAAATGCAGAGGGGGAAAAATCCCCTCTCCCTGTGGGAGAGGGTTAGGGTGAGGGCATCAGGCCGCACAAATATTACTTAACCGTCCACCCCTTATATGTCCCGACGCTCTTCTTATCGATCATCGTCACTGGGATCAGCACCGGCTCTTTTGGCGCGGCTTTGCCCTGCAGAATGTCATACCCGATCTCTACCGCTTTCGCCGCCATCACCTGCGGGTCCTGCGCTGGCGTCGCCACAAACAGTGAATTCTCGCGCTTCAGCGCCTCCTCACCGTCCGGACTGCCGTCCACGCCGACGATGAAGAACTCGCTGCGCTGGGCCTGTTTCGCCGCCAGATCGGCACCGATCGCCGTCGGATCGTTAATCGCGAACACGCCGTCGATCTTCGGATTGGCCGCCAGCAGCGCGGTCATCACTTCCAGTCCGCCTTCACGACTGCCTTTGGCGTTCTGGTTATCCGACAGCACTTTGATATCCGGGTGGCGTTTGAATTCGGTCTGACAGCCTTCCACACGGTTTTGTACCGCAGAGACCGGCGGCCCGTTGATGATCACCACATTGCCTTTGCCTTTCAGGCGGTCGGTGATGTATTTACAGGCCATTTCGCCCGCCTGGGTGTTATCGGAGGTAATAGTCGCATCGGCCCCTTCGGCTGCCACGTCAACCGCCACCACTACGATCCCCGCCTCTTTCGCGCGCTTCACCGCCGGGCCGATCCCTTTCGAGTCAGCGGCGTTGAGAATTATCATATCGACCTTCGCGGCGATAAAATTATCAATCTGAGAAACCTGCTGGCCCAGATCGTAGCCGCTGGAGACCAGCGTCACTTTGACGTTATCCCCCGCCAGTTTGCGGGCTTCCAGCTCCGCTCCTTTCGTTATCTGCACGAAGAACGGGTTGGCGAGATCGCCCACCGTCACGCCGATGGATTTCAGATCTTTCGCCTGCGCAAACGGGGCTGCGGCAAGCAGTGCGCCAGCACAGAGCGCGGTAACCAGTGGCTTCAATCTCATGCTGTTTTCCTCATTATCGTAGGGTGTTGTTGTTATGCACTTTGATGGTGTCGGGTACGGTATTTGTCGATCAGCACCGCAATGATGATCACCGCCCCTTTGATCACCAGTTGCCAGAAATACGAAACGCCCATTAACGTCATGCCGTTATTCAGGGTGGCGATGATCAGCGCACCCACCAGCGTGCCGGTGATCGTGCCGATCCCGCCGACGAAGCTGGTCCCGCCGAGGATCACCGCCGCGATGGCGTCCAGCTCATAGCCAGTGCCTAAGTTGCCGTTAGCGCTGTACAGCCGTGAGGCGCTCATCACCCCACCGAGTCCAGAGAGCAAACCGCTCATGCCATAAACAAACAACAGCACCAGCCAGACTTTGATCCCGGTGAGTCGCGCGGCCTGCATGTTGCCGCCTACCGCGTAGATATGAACGCCCAGCGTGGTGCGGCGCAGGATGAACCAGCACACGGCAATCACCGCCAGGGCAATCACCACTAGCCACGGAATCGGGCCGAGGTAGTTATTGCCGATCCATTCAAAATTAATATTCGAGTTGATGACCGTCGTGCCGTCGGCCAGCAGATACGCCGCCCCGCGCAGGGCCGTATAGGTGCCGAGGGTGACAATAAACGGCGGCAGTCCGGCAAAGGCCACCAGCGCGCCGTTAAACAATCCCAGCACCATACCGAGCATCAGCGCCGCCGGAATTGACAGCATCGCCAGTTCGGGAATGAGGGACACCACCATCGCCGCCACCGCCGTGGTGCCGAGAATCGACCCTACCGACAGGTCGATTCCGCCGGTCAAAATGATGAAGGTCATCCCGGCGGCCAGCACGATGTTGATTGACGCCTGACGGGTGATGTTGAGCAGATTGCTTTCGGTGAAAAAGTTCGGCGCGATAAAGCCAAATACCGCCACGATAAGAATCAGAATCGGTAAAATCCCGACCGTTTGCATCAGATCGCTCATCAGCATTTTTTTGGCGGAGGCGGATTTCGCCACCTGCTGCGGATTGGTTGAATGTGTCATGATTGCACCGCCTGATGAGTGTCGTTCACGCCGGTTGCCAGCGTCATAATATTTTCCTGAGTGATGCTTTCGCCGAGCAACTCCCCGGCAATGCTCCCTTCGCGCATCACGTAGACCCGGTCGCTCATACCAACCACTTCCGGCAATTCGCTGGAGATCATCAGGATCGCCACGCCCTTGCGCGCCATCTGGTTCATGATCCGGTAGATCTCGCTTTTTGCCCCGACGTCGACGCCGCGCGTCGGCTCATCAAGGATCAGAATGCGTGGGCCAATCGCCACCCAGCGGGAGATCAGCAGTTTTTGCTGATTGCCACCGGATAGCCCACCGGCGCGCACCTGGGAATGCGGGACGCGAATGTTGAGCAGGGTGATGGCGTCATCGGAGATCGACTGGGCTTTTTTGCGGTCGAGCATGCCCCAGGTCGAATCGCGCTCCAGTGTTGCCATAGTGATGTTCTCCTGCGCCGCCAGCTCTAAAAACAGCCCCTGTTCTTTGCGGTTCTCGGTTAAAAACCCGATGCCGTGGTCGATGGCGGCGCGTGGGGAGTGGATCACCACCGGTTCGCCGTCGACTTCAATCATTCCGCCCGTGGCTTTGCGTACGCCGAAGATCAGCTGCGCCAGCTCCGAACGCCCGGCCCCAACCAGCCCGGCCAGCCCGACAATTTCACCGGATCGCACCTGCAAACTGCACGGCTGCACTTTTTTGCTGTCGGTCAGGTGATGGACGTTCAGGCGCGCACTTCCCAGCGGGATATCGCGTTCTTTATTAAACAGGTCACTTAAGGGGCGACCGACCATCATCCTGACCAGTTCGGAGGCGTTGAGTTTGTCGCGGGTCAGGCTGCCGACGTACTGCCCGTCGCGCAAAACGCTGACGCGATCGGACAGTTCATAAACTTCGGCCATGCGGTGGCTGATGTAGATAATCGCCATCCCTTCATCGCGCAGGCGCAAAATCAGTTCAAACAGGCGATGAGTTTCGCGCGAGGAGAGGGCGGCGGTCGGTTCGTCCATCACCAGCACGCGGCTGTTGCGGTGCAATGCGCGGGCGATTTCGACCTGCTGCTGCTCAGCAATCGTCAGTTTCATCACCAGGTCGGTGGCTTTGAAGTGGGCACCGAGGCGGTCAATCACCGTCTGCGCCTGCGCCGCCATCTCTTTGCGCTGCACCAACCCGCCGCGCGACAGCTCGCTGCCGAGGAAAATGTTTTCCGCCACCGTCAGGTTTGGCGCAAGCTGCATTTCCTGATAAATCAGGGTAATGCCTGCGGCCAGTGCATCTTTCGGGCCTTTGATGTTGTACGGCTGACCGTCGATCAAGATCTCGCCGCTGGTGGCGATATACGCCCCCGCGAGGATCTTCATCAGGGTACTTTTGCCCGCACCGTTTTCGCCCATTAACGCGTGGATCTCACCGGGCCAGACCGTCAGATCCACACCCTTGAGCGCGTGAAAGTTGCCAAAGGTTTTGGCAATGTTGCGCATCTCTAATACCGGGGTCCTGCTCATGGCGGATCTCCTGTGAAGGTCGATATCAGCAGTCCATCACATCCCGGTAAATGCAAAATGTCAGAAGCCGTTCATATTTGTCATAGTTATGAATAGTTAACTGATGTCACAGTTTTCCCCTCACCCCGGCCCTCGCCCAAGGAGAGGGGAATTGGGATTCCCTCACTCCTTGGGCGAGGGGGTAAGCGTTCCCTCTCCCTGTGGGAGAGGCTGAGGGCATCAAACCGCACATCACCGGAGCCAACATGCCATCACGCCGTCCACCCTTTTTCGCCAGCGCCCGTGGCCGCCTGCTTTCCTTCAACCTGCTGGTGGTGGCGGTGACGCTGATGGTCAGCGGCGTGGCGGTGCTGGGCTTTCGTCATGCCAGCCAGATTCAGGAGCAGGTCCAGCAACAGACCCTGAACGACATGACCGGCAGCATGAATCTGGCACGCGATACGGCGAATGTGGCGACGGCGGCGGTGCGGCTTTCGCAGGTGGTTGGGGCGCTGGAGTACAAAAGTGAGGCCGACAGGCTCAAGCAAACGCAAATGGCGCTGCGTCGCTCGCTGGAGCAGCTTGCCGATGCGCCGCTGGCGCAGCAGGAACCGGCGCTGGTGGCTCGAATCATTCGCCGGAGTAATGAGTTACAGCAGAGCGTGACCGGGATGCTGGAGCGTGGTCAGCGGCGTCATCTGGAGCGTAACGCGCTGCTGAGTTCGCTCTATCAAAGCCAAAGTTTTTTACGCCATTTGCAAGATATCAACCGCCGTTTTGGTGACAACGTACCGGACGCGCGCCAGCTGGCGGAAATGGATCGGCTGATCATGGCGGCGATTGAAACCCCGTCTCCACGCGCCACTATTCAGCAGTTGAATAGCGTGACCACCACGCTGCCACAGACTGCTCGCCAGCCGGTTATCGACTTTGTGTTGCCTGATTTCAACGCTGAACTGCAAAAGCTCGCGCCGCTCTCGAAGCAGCTGGAAGAGAGCGACCTGGCGATCAGCTGGTATATGTTTCACATCAAAGCGCTGGTGGCGATTTTAAACAGCGATATCAATCAATACGTGGCGCAGGTGGCGCAGGCCTCGGAGCTGCGCACCGCGCAAAGCCACAAAGAGCTGCGCTCTATCAGCGTCTTTATTAGCGTGTTCGCCGTTCTGGCGCTGCTGATCACCGGCTGCGCGTGCTGGTACATCTACCGCAATTTAGGTTCCAACCTGACGGCTATTTCTCGGGCCATGTCGCGCCTGGCGCACGGTGAATCGGACGTGTCGGTGCCAGCGCTCCAGCGCCGCGACGAGCTGGGTGAACTGGCGCGTGCGTTTAACGTTTTTGCCCGCAACACGGCATCGCTGGAGCACACCACCCGCCTGCTGAAAGAGAAAACGACACAGATGGAGATCGACCGGCTCGAGCGCGTGGGGCTGGAAGAAGCGCTACTGCACAGCCAAAAAATGAAAGCGGTCGGGCAGCTGACGGGCGGGCTGGCGCACGATTTCAACAATCTGCTGGCGGTGATCATTGGCAGTCTGGAGCTGGTCGATCCCGACTCGCCGGATGCGCCGCGTATCACCCGCGCGCTCAAGGCCGCCGAACGCGGCGCGCTTCTGACCCAGCGCCTGCTGGCCTTCTCGCGCAAACAGTCCCTGCACCCACACGCCGTGGAGATGAAACCGTTGCTGGAAAACCTCGGCGAGCTGATGCATCACTCTTTGCCCGCCACGCTGACGCTGGACATCGAAGCGCAGCACCCGGCGTGGCCCGCGTGGATTGACGTTAGCCAGCTCGAAAATGCGATCATCAATCTGGTGATGAACGCTCGCGATGCGATGGAAGGGCAGAGCGGCGTGATTCGGATTCGGACATGGAATCAGCGCGTGACCCGCAGCGATGGGCGCAGGCAGGATATGGTGGCGCTGGAGGTGATCGACCACGGCTGTGGGATGTCGCAGGAGGTGAAATCCCAGGTCTTCGAGCCGTTCTTCACCACGAAACAGACGGGGAGCG
Above is a window of Lelliottia jeotgali DNA encoding:
- a CDS encoding hybrid sensor histidine kinase-response regulator — its product is MPSRRPPFFASARGRLLSFNLLVVAVTLMVSGVAVLGFRHASQIQEQVQQQTLNDMTGSMNLARDTANVATAAVRLSQVVGALEYKSEADRLKQTQMALRRSLEQLADAPLAQQEPALVARIIRRSNELQQSVTGMLERGQRRHLERNALLSSLYQSQSFLRHLQDINRRFGDNVPDARQLAEMDRLIMAAIETPSPRATIQQLNSVTTTLPQTARQPVIDFVLPDFNAELQKLAPLSKQLEESDLAISWYMFHIKALVAILNSDINQYVAQVAQASELRTAQSHKELRSISVFISVFAVLALLITGCACWYIYRNLGSNLTAISRAMSRLAHGESDVSVPALQRRDELGELARAFNVFARNTASLEHTTRLLKEKTTQMEIDRLERVGLEEALLHSQKMKAVGQLTGGLAHDFNNLLAVIIGSLELVDPDSPDAPRITRALKAAERGALLTQRLLAFSRKQSLHPHAVEMKPLLENLGELMHHSLPATLTLDIEAQHPAWPAWIDVSQLENAIINLVMNARDAMEGQSGVIRIRTWNQRVTRSDGRRQDMVALEVIDHGCGMSQEVKSQVFEPFFTTKQTGSGSGLGLSMVYGFVRQSGGRVEIESAPGQGTTVRLQLPRSAQAVASHDEALATAETEQSDRLVLVLEDETDVRQTLCEQLHQLGYLTLEAETGEQALKMLEASADIELFISDLMLPGTMSGAEVIHHVRSHFPHLPVLLVSGQDLRPTHNPQLPDVELLRKPFTRSQLAQALRKVSHL
- a CDS encoding ABC transport system, periplasmic substrate-binding protein, which codes for MRLKPLVTALCAGALLAAAPFAQAKDLKSIGVTVGDLANPFFVQITKGAELEARKLAGDNVKVTLVSSGYDLGQQVSQIDNFIAAKVDMIILNAADSKGIGPAVKRAKEAGIVVVAVDVAAEGADATITSDNTQAGEMACKYITDRLKGKGNVVIINGPPVSAVQNRVEGCQTEFKRHPDIKVLSDNQNAKGSREGGLEVMTALLAANPKIDGVFAINDPTAIGADLAAKQAQRSEFFIVGVDGSPDGEEALKRENSLFVATPAQDPQVMAAKAVEIGYDILQGKAAPKEPVLIPVTMIDKKSVGTYKGWTVK
- a CDS encoding D-ribose transporter ATP-binding protein, which gives rise to MSRTPVLEMRNIAKTFGNFHALKGVDLTVWPGEIHALMGENGAGKSTLMKILAGAYIATSGEILIDGQPYNIKGPKDALAAGITLIYQEMQLAPNLTVAENIFLGSELSRGGLVQRKEMAAQAQTVIDRLGAHFKATDLVMKLTIAEQQQVEIARALHRNSRVLVMDEPTAALSSRETHRLFELILRLRDEGMAIIYISHRMAEVYELSDRVSVLRDGQYVGSLTRDKLNASELVRMMVGRPLSDLFNKERDIPLGSARLNVHHLTDSKKVQPCSLQVRSGEIVGLAGLVGAGRSELAQLIFGVRKATGGMIEVDGEPVVIHSPRAAIDHGIGFLTENRKEQGLFLELAAQENITMATLERDSTWGMLDRKKAQSISDDAITLLNIRVPHSQVRAGGLSGGNQQKLLISRWVAIGPRILILDEPTRGVDVGAKSEIYRIMNQMARKGVAILMISSELPEVVGMSDRVYVMREGSIAGELLGESITQENIMTLATGVNDTHQAVQS
- a CDS encoding ABC transport system, permease protein; amino-acid sequence: MTHSTNPQQVAKSASAKKMLMSDLMQTVGILPILILIVAVFGFIAPNFFTESNLLNITRQASINIVLAAGMTFIILTGGIDLSVGSILGTTAVAAMVVSLIPELAMLSIPAALMLGMVLGLFNGALVAFAGLPPFIVTLGTYTALRGAAYLLADGTTVINSNINFEWIGNNYLGPIPWLVVIALAVIAVCWFILRRTTLGVHIYAVGGNMQAARLTGIKVWLVLLFVYGMSGLLSGLGGVMSASRLYSANGNLGTGYELDAIAAVILGGTSFVGGIGTITGTLVGALIIATLNNGMTLMGVSYFWQLVIKGAVIIIAVLIDKYRTRHHQSA
- a CDS encoding ATP synthase delta chain, which produces MKRSEINEILGHTRQFFSMHNVHLPPFASFPPTQWRQLDQNAWREVFDLKLGWDVTAFGGNSFAAQGLTLFTLRNGSPNGVPYEKCYAEKIMHVRDGQVTPMHFHWRKREDIINRGGGNLIIELWNAGGHEETEHTDVTVVVDGCIQTHAPGSQLRLTPGESICLTPGLYHSFWGERGFGDVLVGEVSSVNDDEHDNHFLQPLSRYNNIEEDETAVLVLCNEYSLFRT